Proteins encoded by one window of Aliivibrio wodanis:
- a CDS encoding putative exonuclease: MNFNRIVCFDLEMCCWSVDGKGTTGEIIEVGLAELDLQVGEVVRRAQYYVKPEEDEISLFCVELTGITPRKIEKQGRPLEGVLKSMIKNFGGTNKIYAAWGHDELILKKECEAKGIEFPFVEFINLATLYRIKSRKKNDRMGQRKAMEELNIEWEGRQHSGYVDAYNLAQLALKIL, encoded by the coding sequence ATGAACTTTAATCGTATCGTCTGTTTTGATTTGGAAATGTGCTGTTGGAGTGTCGACGGCAAAGGAACAACAGGGGAGATCATTGAAGTAGGATTAGCTGAACTTGATTTGCAGGTTGGTGAAGTAGTTAGGCGCGCTCAATATTATGTAAAACCTGAAGAAGATGAAATTTCGCTCTTTTGTGTTGAGCTGACAGGAATTACTCCACGTAAGATTGAAAAACAAGGTCGACCGTTAGAAGGTGTTTTAAAATCGATGATTAAAAACTTCGGAGGCACAAATAAAATTTATGCTGCTTGGGGTCACGATGAGCTGATTTTAAAAAAAGAATGTGAAGCAAAAGGTATTGAGTTTCCATTTGTTGAATTTATCAACTTAGCAACGTTATATCGTATTAAGTCACGGAAGAAAAATGATCGAATGGGTCAACGTAAAGCGATGGAAGAGTTAAACATTGAGTGGGAAGGAAGACAGCACTCAGGTTATGTTGATGCATATAACTTGGCACAATTAGCTTTAAAAATATTATAA
- a CDS encoding membrane associated regulator, GGDEF family protein, with product MFKNSYFHVITSFLLALFLSLLSMRFVYQSNLDNNRHNFYNEVERQSVLLSLLIEKDIDFIGAGANFYQAGSKQDWQQFPLFANSLISSSKSLISLQWMQKVEKQDIEQYVKNVKAIFPSFSLYTVPKNQPKTYGYVMKNNMPIYVATDIYPRDKLNIPLLGFYSSRERFQLVLDEFMQTGRPSVSDKIRLLQDSLESNAPKAGMLVYHPVFSADKKSLKGVMIGVLRINSYFEKLVSSTSLGESLVIRIVDTGFDAEDDPIMYESKRWDDFSGLTYISRINIENRIWKIEYKTNNQLAKNQRVTLAWMFIGALAISTLIALLIFMVMRDKGQIEEQLAIRTKELHYLAMHDDLTGLLNRRSVTDIFNQYIENEKPFGLICFDVDNFKQINDTYGHPEGDQVLKHITAITTQLLGSVSSIARLGGDEFSILLEVKNREELKQVAEDVHLAIAQSPTLHYDIEIKQTVSLGAALWRGESREDLIKASDQALYESKMKGRNQVTICE from the coding sequence GTGTTTAAAAATAGTTATTTCCATGTGATTACAAGTTTTCTCTTGGCTCTTTTTTTAAGTTTGCTGTCGATGAGGTTTGTCTATCAATCTAATTTAGATAACAATCGCCATAATTTTTATAATGAAGTTGAACGACAATCAGTTTTACTTTCTCTATTAATAGAAAAAGATATCGATTTTATTGGTGCGGGAGCTAACTTTTATCAAGCAGGCTCAAAACAAGATTGGCAACAATTTCCTTTATTTGCTAATTCACTTATCTCAAGTTCGAAAAGTCTTATCTCATTACAATGGATGCAGAAAGTAGAAAAGCAAGATATTGAGCAATACGTAAAAAATGTTAAGGCAATATTCCCTTCATTTTCTCTCTATACAGTCCCTAAAAATCAGCCTAAAACGTATGGTTATGTTATGAAGAATAATATGCCAATTTATGTTGCGACAGATATTTACCCAAGAGATAAGTTAAATATTCCATTACTTGGGTTCTATTCATCTCGTGAACGCTTTCAACTTGTCCTTGATGAATTTATGCAAACAGGTCGACCAAGCGTGTCTGATAAGATACGTTTACTACAAGACAGTTTAGAATCAAATGCTCCTAAAGCAGGGATGTTAGTTTACCATCCAGTATTTTCTGCAGATAAAAAAAGTTTAAAAGGGGTAATGATAGGTGTACTCCGTATTAATAGTTATTTTGAAAAATTAGTATCATCAACGTCATTAGGTGAATCTCTTGTGATCCGAATTGTTGATACTGGATTTGATGCTGAAGACGATCCTATTATGTATGAAAGTAAACGATGGGATGATTTTTCAGGGTTAACCTATATTAGCCGTATTAATATTGAAAATCGAATTTGGAAAATTGAATATAAAACCAATAATCAACTGGCAAAAAATCAGAGAGTAACGCTAGCTTGGATGTTTATAGGAGCATTAGCGATCTCAACATTAATTGCGTTATTGATCTTTATGGTAATGAGAGATAAAGGACAAATTGAAGAACAGTTAGCGATTAGGACTAAAGAATTACACTATTTGGCTATGCATGACGACTTAACTGGACTATTAAATCGCCGCTCAGTAACGGACATATTTAATCAATACATAGAAAATGAAAAACCTTTTGGATTGATTTGTTTTGATGTCGATAATTTTAAACAGATTAATGATACGTATGGTCATCCTGAAGGCGATCAGGTTTTAAAGCATATTACGGCGATTACAACTCAGTTACTTGGAAGTGTATCTTCTATTGCTCGATTAGGTGGTGATGAATTTTCAATATTGCTCGAAGTAAAAAACAGAGAAGAGCTTAAACAAGTGGCAGAAGATGTTCACTTAGCGATAGCTCAATCACCAACGCTTCATTATGACATTGAGATAAAGCAAACGGTTAGTTTAGGTGCTGCTCTTTGGCGAGGAGAAAGTCGAGAGGACTTGATTAAGGCTTCTGATCAAGCATTGTATGAAAGTAAAATGAAAGGCAGAAACCAAGTTACTATATGTGAGTGA
- a CDS encoding putative membrane protein, giving the protein MNFDVNAIPSTFDLGHIVLFGTSALFVLLFAMKKGKTVEVEKIVEIEKEKIVEKPVEKIVEIEKVVEVEKIIEKIIEVEPKVKASTPESALQLLSLLQKEARFIDFMQEDLKGFADAEVGAAARVIHEGGQKVLSEYFTLAPVRTEEEESRLSIPAGFNPSEIRLTGNVIGEAPFNGTLIHRGWKVTEIKLPKLVDGYDATIVAPAEVEL; this is encoded by the coding sequence ATGAATTTTGACGTAAATGCTATTCCTTCTACCTTCGATTTAGGTCACATCGTCCTATTCGGTACTTCTGCTTTATTCGTATTGCTTTTTGCGATGAAAAAAGGAAAAACGGTTGAAGTAGAAAAGATTGTTGAAATTGAAAAAGAAAAAATCGTTGAAAAACCAGTTGAGAAGATTGTAGAAATCGAAAAAGTGGTTGAAGTAGAAAAGATCATCGAAAAAATTATTGAGGTAGAGCCAAAAGTAAAAGCCTCTACTCCTGAATCTGCTCTCCAGTTACTTTCTCTTCTACAAAAAGAAGCTCGTTTTATCGACTTTATGCAAGAAGATCTTAAAGGCTTTGCTGATGCTGAAGTTGGCGCTGCTGCTCGTGTTATTCATGAAGGTGGTCAAAAAGTATTATCTGAATACTTCACACTTGCACCAGTTCGTACTGAAGAAGAAGAATCTCGTTTATCAATCCCTGCAGGTTTTAATCCGTCAGAAATTCGCTTAACTGGTAATGTTATTGGTGAAGCACCATTTAACGGCACACTAATCCATCGTGGTTGGAAAGTGACAGAAATTAAACTTCCTAAGTTAGTAGATGGCTATGACGCAACAATCGTTGCCCCAGCAGAGGTAGAACTGTAA
- a CDS encoding putative heat-shock chaperone protein, whose protein sequence is MEQAKFSIGIDLGTTHCVLSYVDLHNEDASVQVMSIPQLTAPGQVEEKSQLPSFMYQAHEAELLEGDTTLPWTTKPNAIVGNIARNLGSKTPIRLIASAKSWLCHGGVNRREAFLPLNSPEEVIKASPLEVTKRYLEHLQNAWDSQNPEHPLNEQDITITVPASFDPAARDLTAEAANNLGFRNLTLLEEPQAAVYSWIKNNGDSWRDQVSVGDVILVVDIGGGTTDLSLVAVTEEEGNLSLNRVAVGDHILLGGDNMDLALAYRLKMKLAQEGKQLQPWQIQVMTHACRDAKEALLNDSELRSVPIVVPSRGSKLLGGTLQTELTQEEVQQTLVEGFFPVVPVTEHPVQSARGALTQMGLPYAQDAAVTRHLASFLTRQQAATDEVFGQQNEADFIKPTAILLNGGVLKSNLLSERLLGIINDWLIDAEAEDAKLLEGLDLDLAVASGASYYGSVRTGKGVRIRGGIASSYYVGIESSMPAIPGMEPPMEALCVAPFGMEEGSHADVPSQQFGLVIGQPVQFKFYGSTTRRDDQAGTHLDFWMPEELEELPEIQVTLPVTDGRSAGEVVPVRLASKVTELGTLYLEAIAADSGEKWHVEFDVREA, encoded by the coding sequence ATGGAACAAGCTAAATTCAGCATTGGTATCGATTTAGGTACAACTCACTGTGTGCTTTCTTATGTTGATTTACATAATGAAGACGCAAGTGTTCAAGTTATGTCAATTCCTCAACTAACTGCTCCTGGTCAAGTTGAAGAAAAATCACAGCTACCTTCATTTATGTATCAAGCACATGAAGCAGAGCTATTAGAAGGTGATACCACACTTCCTTGGACAACAAAACCAAACGCGATTGTGGGTAACATTGCTCGTAACCTTGGCAGTAAAACCCCTATTCGTTTAATTGCTAGTGCAAAAAGCTGGTTGTGTCATGGTGGTGTAAATCGTCGAGAAGCATTTTTACCATTAAATAGTCCTGAAGAAGTGATTAAAGCGTCACCTCTTGAAGTGACTAAACGTTATTTAGAACACCTTCAGAATGCATGGGATTCTCAAAACCCTGAGCATCCTCTAAATGAACAAGACATTACAATTACGGTACCAGCATCATTTGATCCAGCGGCACGTGACTTAACAGCAGAAGCGGCAAATAATCTTGGTTTCCGTAATTTAACACTATTAGAAGAGCCACAAGCAGCGGTTTATAGCTGGATTAAAAACAACGGCGATTCTTGGCGTGACCAAGTTTCTGTTGGTGATGTGATTTTAGTGGTTGATATTGGTGGCGGTACTACCGATTTATCATTAGTTGCAGTGACTGAAGAAGAAGGAAACTTGAGCCTAAACCGTGTTGCGGTAGGTGACCATATTCTTCTTGGCGGCGACAACATGGATTTGGCTCTGGCTTATCGTTTAAAGATGAAGCTAGCGCAAGAAGGTAAGCAACTTCAACCTTGGCAAATCCAAGTGATGACTCATGCTTGTCGTGATGCAAAAGAAGCCCTTCTTAACGATTCTGAATTACGCTCAGTTCCTATTGTGGTTCCTAGCCGTGGGTCTAAATTGTTAGGTGGCACACTACAAACTGAATTAACTCAAGAAGAAGTTCAGCAAACATTGGTAGAAGGTTTCTTCCCTGTTGTTCCTGTTACTGAGCATCCAGTTCAATCTGCACGTGGCGCACTGACTCAAATGGGCCTACCTTATGCACAAGATGCAGCGGTAACTCGTCACCTTGCAAGCTTCTTAACTCGTCAACAAGCGGCGACTGATGAAGTATTTGGCCAACAAAACGAAGCTGATTTTATTAAGCCTACTGCGATTCTTTTAAACGGTGGCGTTCTAAAATCAAATCTTCTTTCTGAGCGTTTACTAGGTATTATTAATGACTGGTTAATTGATGCAGAAGCGGAAGATGCAAAACTACTTGAGGGGTTAGACCTTGACCTAGCCGTTGCTTCTGGCGCGTCTTACTACGGTTCTGTTCGCACAGGTAAAGGCGTTCGTATCCGCGGTGGTATCGCATCAAGCTATTATGTAGGTATCGAAAGCTCTATGCCTGCTATTCCAGGAATGGAACCACCAATGGAAGCATTATGTGTTGCTCCATTTGGTATGGAAGAAGGCTCTCATGCTGATGTACCTAGTCAACAATTTGGTTTGGTGATTGGTCAACCTGTACAGTTTAAGTTCTATGGTTCTACCACTCGTCGTGATGATCAAGCAGGTACACACCTTGATTTCTGGATGCCAGAAGAGCTAGAAGAACTTCCTGAAATTCAAGTGACGCTTCCTGTTACTGACGGTCGCTCTGCAGGTGAAGTAGTTCCTGTTCGTTTAGCCTCTAAAGTGACTGAACTTGGTACACTTTACCTTGAAGCCATTGCTGCCGATAGCGGTGAGAAATGGCATGTAGAGTTTGATGTACGTGAAGCCTAA
- a CDS encoding putative heat-shock chaperone protein: MSYSNRYLIGIDLGTTHTVVAYTDVSLGIETSPIEIFNIDQLIGPGEVARKPLLPSFRYHASQSQISDNDLTLPWNVKAIDGEIKNAIIGEWARELGSKVEGRQVVSAKSWLSHTKVDRTSDILPWAGAEDVEKVSPIVASASYLNHVRQSWNYHHPDAPMELQEVVVTVPASFDESARSFTIQAAKLAGLDKIILLEEPQAVCYDWYHHHQDTAKDILKNVPLMVVCDVGGGTTDLSLIQAHFDKDELSLDRIGVGDHLMLGGDNIDLALAHLAEQRLNSGKKMTAAALTKLIQQTRKTKERLLSANSPDSGHITLLGSGSKLLGSSRKVELTKQEVHEIALEGFLPLTDFDERPNQRQTAVVEFGLPYASDPAISKHLAQFLDNHKEVSTKALGWDQLDLADHNDRAIPVGLLLNGGVFNSPLLADRSLELMNSWKGDTVTLLSNPHPDLAVAYGAVAYGKARHGAQLKIGGGSARSFYLQLEEKNKQPQGLCLLAKGSDEGEEIRMTSRRFSLTLGEPVRFNLLSTTKDQLATSGMITELADPSFVSLPPYVVTLESSKAKEELHANQKDRVEVTLACQFTEVGTIKIECVSVEDDSQRWLVEFEVRNQASNKSTNLADQISLPPRLPNAIENIKEAYGGSKQNPNAIKAFSKNIEKLIGKRESWDLITSRELATALLDSKKRRRRSEKHEQNWLKMTGFALRPGFGYPADEWKISQAWETYQQGIQFESKQSWNDWWTFWRRISGGLSQEQQETILADIAKYLHPGSLRNPKTLEDATNKSYEAMVRLAAALEHLDVEDKTLISTWVLGHAKSGNQPQVHWWALGRICSRSPFYGSQHNLIPANQIAQWLPTLLEQDWKIQPMAGFAAVMMARLTGDRTLDVSGELRESIIDKLKKSRSPQSWIELVSNQQALTEADSKRLFGDALPAGLRLIN; encoded by the coding sequence ATGAGTTATTCTAATCGTTATTTAATTGGTATCGATCTCGGTACTACTCACACTGTTGTGGCTTATACTGATGTCTCTCTTGGTATTGAAACTAGTCCAATTGAGATCTTCAATATTGACCAATTAATTGGGCCGGGTGAAGTCGCTCGTAAACCTCTACTCCCTTCGTTTCGCTACCATGCGTCTCAAAGCCAGATCAGCGATAACGATTTAACCCTACCTTGGAATGTAAAAGCGATTGATGGCGAGATAAAGAATGCAATCATTGGCGAATGGGCGCGTGAATTAGGCTCAAAAGTCGAAGGCCGTCAAGTCGTCAGTGCTAAGAGCTGGTTATCTCACACTAAAGTCGACCGCACTTCAGATATTCTACCTTGGGCTGGAGCAGAAGATGTTGAAAAAGTCTCCCCTATTGTTGCTAGTGCAAGTTATTTAAACCACGTTCGTCAGTCTTGGAATTACCACCACCCTGATGCACCGATGGAACTGCAAGAAGTGGTTGTTACTGTTCCTGCTTCATTTGATGAAAGTGCTCGCTCATTTACTATTCAAGCAGCAAAACTGGCTGGTCTTGATAAAATAATTCTATTAGAAGAACCACAAGCAGTGTGTTATGACTGGTATCACCATCATCAAGATACTGCAAAAGACATTCTCAAAAACGTACCACTAATGGTGGTGTGCGATGTTGGCGGTGGTACTACCGATCTAAGTTTAATCCAAGCACATTTTGATAAAGATGAATTATCACTTGATCGTATCGGTGTAGGTGATCACTTAATGCTTGGTGGTGACAACATTGATTTAGCGTTAGCACATTTAGCAGAACAACGCTTAAATAGCGGAAAAAAAATGACCGCTGCTGCATTAACTAAGCTAATTCAACAAACTCGTAAAACCAAAGAGCGTTTATTATCTGCTAATTCACCTGACTCTGGTCATATTACATTACTTGGTTCTGGTTCTAAATTACTCGGTAGCAGTCGTAAAGTTGAATTAACCAAACAAGAAGTACATGAAATTGCATTAGAAGGTTTTTTACCTCTAACCGATTTTGATGAGCGTCCTAATCAACGCCAAACCGCCGTCGTTGAATTTGGTCTTCCTTATGCTTCTGATCCTGCTATCAGTAAGCACTTAGCTCAATTTTTAGACAATCATAAAGAAGTTTCTACCAAAGCATTAGGTTGGGATCAACTTGATCTTGCAGATCATAATGATCGTGCGATACCTGTTGGCTTATTATTAAATGGCGGGGTATTTAATAGCCCGCTTCTGGCTGATCGCTCACTTGAGTTAATGAATAGCTGGAAAGGTGACACCGTAACCTTACTATCAAACCCTCATCCTGATTTAGCGGTTGCTTACGGTGCTGTCGCTTATGGTAAAGCTCGTCATGGTGCACAGCTTAAAATTGGTGGAGGCTCTGCTCGTTCATTCTATCTACAATTAGAAGAAAAAAATAAACAGCCGCAAGGTCTATGTTTATTAGCAAAAGGCAGTGACGAAGGTGAAGAGATCCGCATGACAAGCCGTCGTTTTTCTTTAACATTAGGCGAACCAGTTCGATTCAACCTACTCTCAACGACAAAAGACCAACTTGCTACCTCAGGTATGATCACTGAATTAGCAGATCCAAGCTTTGTTAGCTTACCGCCTTATGTCGTTACACTTGAATCGAGTAAAGCTAAAGAAGAGTTACATGCAAACCAAAAAGATCGCGTAGAAGTCACGTTAGCTTGTCAATTCACCGAAGTAGGTACAATTAAAATTGAATGTGTTTCCGTTGAAGACGATTCACAGCGTTGGTTAGTTGAATTTGAAGTGCGTAACCAGGCATCGAATAAAAGTACGAACTTAGCTGACCAAATCAGTTTACCTCCTCGCCTTCCTAATGCGATAGAAAATATTAAAGAAGCCTATGGCGGCAGTAAACAAAACCCTAATGCCATTAAAGCCTTCTCTAAGAACATCGAGAAGTTAATTGGTAAGCGAGAATCATGGGATTTAATTACCTCTCGTGAATTAGCTACTGCATTATTAGACAGTAAAAAACGTCGCCGTCGTTCAGAAAAACATGAACAGAATTGGTTAAAAATGACTGGTTTTGCACTACGTCCTGGTTTTGGCTACCCTGCTGACGAATGGAAAATTAGCCAAGCATGGGAAACCTATCAACAAGGTATTCAATTTGAATCAAAGCAATCTTGGAATGATTGGTGGACATTCTGGCGTCGTATCTCAGGTGGTTTAAGCCAAGAGCAACAAGAGACTATTTTGGCTGATATTGCCAAGTATTTACACCCAGGTTCTTTACGTAACCCTAAGACTCTAGAAGATGCGACAAACAAAAGCTATGAAGCAATGGTACGTTTAGCGGCCGCTTTAGAGCATTTAGATGTCGAAGACAAAACTCTGATCTCAACGTGGGTGTTAGGTCATGCTAAAAGTGGAAATCAACCTCAAGTGCATTGGTGGGCTTTAGGTCGTATTTGTTCCCGCTCTCCATTCTATGGCAGTCAACATAACCTTATTCCGGCAAATCAAATTGCTCAGTGGCTACCTACACTGCTAGAGCAAGATTGGAAAATACAACCAATGGCCGGTTTTGCCGCCGTAATGATGGCACGCCTTACTGGTGATAGAACTTTAGATGTTTCTGGCGAGTTGCGTGAGAGTATCATTGATAAACTAAAAAAGAGCCGATCACCACAAAGCTGGATTGAACTCGTCTCTAACCAACAAGCATTAACAGAAGCCGACTCTAAGCGCTTGTTTGGTGACGCCTTACCGGCAGGGTTACGTTTAATAAATTAG
- a CDS encoding putative membrane protein, whose product MIHIVILATMVLLYFVGWSRFGTQELRNAAKRFSELIPAPQELVIEWIMYNKQILDINEFQRFIIHLNRASTEDLKIELDSFSHYLEIHAPEYVISRATS is encoded by the coding sequence ATGATCCATATCGTTATTTTAGCGACTATGGTGTTACTTTATTTTGTTGGTTGGTCTCGCTTCGGCACTCAAGAGTTACGCAATGCAGCCAAAAGGTTCAGTGAGTTAATCCCTGCCCCTCAAGAGCTAGTTATTGAATGGATTATGTACAACAAACAGATATTGGATATCAATGAGTTTCAACGTTTTATCATCCATTTAAATAGAGCAAGCACTGAAGATTTAAAAATAGAACTGGATAGCTTTTCTCATTATCTCGAAATACATGCTCCCGAGTATGTAATTTCAAGAGCCACTTCTTAA
- a CDS encoding putative exported protein, translated as MITHVGILDQDPVRLITPLLDLSVKGEHMIFIGDDTQKDMFHRLEKILKYKGISSDFYEIPNIVDTHLIKESLQALASEMKLHFSDIKLNASCGLRHRLLSAYEVFRSYHWPIFVVEPFSDKLCWLYPDGRKQKHVADNIKLSDYLAIFGARCEFSETELPENIDKRLRELCQRWASNALELGPGLATLNYLATTCRKEQRLDVEVTEKQQSYKELNMLLTDLVETGLATYENGTLTFDCEEARRLANGEWLEILVHNTVVDIQQYLPTLQDHSLNVQVHREIGDKDVRNELDVVSIVNNKLHIIECKTKGMRDDGDDTLYKLESLRDLLGGLQARAMLVSFRPLRNNDIMRAQDLGLAIIGPDELGELKKHLLNWFLAAGGH; from the coding sequence ATGATCACTCATGTTGGCATATTAGATCAAGACCCCGTCCGTCTTATCACTCCCCTTCTTGATCTCTCCGTAAAAGGTGAGCACATGATTTTTATTGGCGATGACACTCAAAAGGATATGTTTCATCGTTTGGAAAAGATCCTCAAATATAAAGGTATTTCTTCAGATTTTTATGAAATCCCGAATATTGTAGATACGCATTTAATTAAAGAGTCTTTACAAGCACTTGCTTCTGAAATGAAACTTCACTTTAGTGATATCAAATTAAATGCAAGCTGCGGCCTTCGACATCGCCTCCTTTCTGCCTATGAAGTGTTTCGTTCATATCATTGGCCAATTTTTGTTGTCGAACCGTTCAGCGATAAATTGTGTTGGTTATATCCAGATGGTCGCAAGCAAAAACACGTTGCAGATAATATTAAACTAAGTGACTACCTTGCCATTTTTGGTGCTCGTTGTGAGTTCTCCGAAACAGAGCTACCTGAAAATATTGATAAGCGATTACGTGAGCTCTGCCAGCGCTGGGCAAGTAACGCATTAGAATTAGGCCCAGGTCTTGCTACACTTAATTACTTGGCAACAACATGTCGTAAAGAACAACGCTTAGATGTTGAAGTTACTGAAAAACAGCAAAGCTACAAAGAACTGAATATGCTGCTAACTGACTTAGTTGAAACTGGTTTGGCTACCTATGAAAACGGCACCTTAACTTTTGACTGCGAAGAAGCGCGACGCTTAGCTAACGGCGAATGGTTAGAGATTCTTGTTCACAATACCGTTGTTGATATTCAGCAATATTTACCTACGCTTCAAGATCACTCATTGAATGTTCAAGTACATCGCGAAATTGGTGATAAAGACGTTCGTAACGAGCTTGATGTGGTCAGCATCGTCAACAACAAGCTGCATATCATTGAATGTAAGACCAAAGGTATGAGAGATGATGGTGATGATACTCTTTATAAATTAGAGTCATTACGTGATCTTCTCGGTGGTTTACAAGCACGAGCGATGTTGGTTAGCTTCCGCCCTTTACGTAATAATGACATTATGCGAGCACAAGATTTAGGGCTCGCGATTATTGGTCCTGATGAGTTAGGTGAACTTAAAAAGCATCTTTTAAATTGGTTCTTAGCCG